One Candidatus Peregrinibacteria bacterium genomic window, CCAAAGTATCAGAAGAAAAAATCTATGCAGTACAAGAAAAACTCAACGACAGACCAAGAAAATCACTTCGATATCGTACTCCAAATGAAGTCATTTCTGATCTCCTCTAGGGGTGGTGCTTATAATCCTTGAATTTTCCCAATCCACATGAAAAAATTGCAAATATGAAAAACATCATGTAATTTCTTCCTGCACTTTTTTGTAAAAAATATGAAAAAACTTCTTGTTCTCCTTGCGTGTCTTGTTTCCCTTTCCTCATGTGCTCTTTTCTCTCAGGAGAAACCTGCTCAGAAAGAAAAAGGTAATACTGAAATTTCTGGAGAAAATGCAAATTCTGAGGAAAATCTTGAAACAGATTCGGAAAAAAATGCTGAAGGCGATACTTCAAAAGTTGACCCATGGAAGGGGGATGGATCATTTGTAGAACCAAAGACGATTCCTGAGGTATATGCGGAACTGATGTGCATTTTTAATGAAACACTTGCAATCGCAAAATTACCAAAGGCAAATTCGGTGGAGGCGAAGGTGAGAGCCGCTGAACTTACAACTCGAACGAATAATGTCCTCGCGGGTAGCGGTTATAAAAACAATGATGAGTTTATGAAAGCAGTTGAACCGCTCCGGAATGATCCATCGTTCCTCCCTGAACTTATGGCGCTCATACGGGAAGAGTGCAATCCGGGAGAAGAATTTGAGAAAGTGGTGGAGGACATATTCAAAAATGCACCAAAAACCACTCCCCCTCCATTTGTTCTTCCTCCTGCTCTCCAGGAGTTAAAAGATCTCAGAGAAAAGAAGGAGGGGCAGCAATAAAGAATTTTCAACCAAAAATTTCGTTGTGGCTTCCGATTGATACCATGTATATATTCCTTTCCTGCTCATCACGAAAGTACACGAGTAAAAGATCTGGACAAATATGACATTCGAGAAGCTTTCGTCTTTCCCCTTGTAATGGGTGTTCCTTGTACTTTCGGGGAAGAGGCTCTCCACGCTGTATCAAGGTCAAAGCTTCTGTAATTTTAAGTTCGAGTTTCTGGTGATATTGATATTTCTTGAACTGTTTTTTAAATGGTTTTGTAAAAATAATCTGGTATATCATTTTTTCAAATCAGAAAGAAGTTCCTCTGTGTCAGAGTACCTCTTTCCATTTTTTCGTGCCTCTTGTATATCTTTTTCCCATTTCTTTTCGAGATGTGGCGGGATTTTTTTAATTCTTACATGTAATTCTTTTGTTCTGACAAATTCCTTGAGAAGCATTTTTATCACAGCACTAAGAGACAAACCAAGTTCTTGAGCCAATTTTTGTGCTTCTTCTTTTATGTTTTTGTCCATTTTGAGAGAAAAAATTGTAGTCATATGGTATATGTTAAGTATGTTATTAGTATATACTATTTTTCAGAAAAAAATCAAGGAAATTGTAGTGCATTTTGTGTCGACGAGGTCCGACGACAGAAGAGATTCTTTATTTTTTGTTGAAAATAAGCCATCTTTTTAGAATACCAAAAAAAAACTCCTCTTGAATCATGAACTTTTCCATCTATATTTGCTACGAGTCATATTTTTTTATTTACTTGAAATATCGTGAAAAAGTATATATACTAGTATATATTATTTTAATACCATGAAAACTGCAAAACTCTTTCAAAATGGCAATAGTCAGGCGATTCGTCTTCCCAAAGAATTTCAGTTTAAGGGAAAGGAAGTCTATATTAAAAGATTTGAAGATATGGTGATAATTTTGCCCAAGAAGAAAGATCCGTGGAAAATAATGCTCGAAGGTATTTATGGTTTTTCCGATGACTTCATGAAAGAGAGAAATCAGCCGCCAACTCAAGAAAGATCTATTTTCTTCGAATGAAATATCTCCTCGATACCAATATCTGCATTTATACGATCAATAAACATCCGCAAAATGTCTTTAAAAAATTCCATGACATTTGCTCTGGGGAGCAGAGTGATTTCTTAGCAATATCGACGTTGACTCTTTCGGAATTAGAATATGGAATTCACAAAAGCTTATTCATTTCTAAAAATCGTATTTCACTTTCTAAATTCTTAAATATCATTTCGATTCTCCCTTTTGACGAAAATGCGGCATATTCTTACGGGAAAATACGAGCATATTTAGAAGAAAAAGGAAAAATGATTGGAGGAATTGATTTGCTCATTGCCGCACACGCGCTCTCTCAAAACTTGATATTGGTGACAAATAATGAGAAGGAATTTTGCCGAATTCCCGGGTTAAAAGTGGAAAATTGGGCGAGAGAGTAGATGCTGTGTTCGCATCAATTAATCTCCTGAAGATAACAAGATTCACAATACACTCTTTCTGATCGTTCCATTCCATACGTCGTCAAAATTCTCTTTTCGCACTTTCCGCACGTTCTTTCATGAAGTCCTCGAGGATTTCGGAGGTGGAATCGGTCCATGTACCTGCAATACGGGCATTTATGAGGAATTGGAATTTGTAAATTTCTATAGAATTTGAGTTCCGGAGAAGTGATTTTATAATTTTTTTTGCATGTTTCACAGGAAAGAATTCCGCTCAGAATATCGTCTTTGGCTTCAAGAATATCATCTGGAATCAAAATTGATGCGGGCTGATATTCTTTCATGTTCTCATTCCTCCATAAAAATCCTTGCGCCAAAATTTCCTGCTCTGAAAGAGGAAAATATTCCTGCGCCACGGTTTCATTGTACGCGTATGAAGACAGCGATACGGGAAAAAACTTTCCCCATTCCGCTGTTTTTTTCATATGTTCGATAATTTTTGCCTTGAGCGCGACGTATTCTTCAGGAGAATATTGCTTATTGAGAATGCAATGTTTCTTTTTTCTGAGGCTCACACAGCCAAAAAGATCACTCGAATAAAAACAGAGATCGCTATACATTACGTCATTGCTGTCCGACACAAACGTACAAAAAGCACAGTTATTGAGGTTCTCGACTCCCACTGACGAATACACATAGTTACTCGTTCCCATTCCATAAATATCAGAGCAATCCCTACTCTCAAATATCCATGTTGAATACGCACAATCTTGTATTTCAAAAGCATCAAAACACTGGTAGCTATTTTTTGAATTAATGAGGTAATTCCCTATACACTCATCGGTATTCAGATTCCAATCAGGCCGATGAATTGCTTTCATCGCGATGTTTTTAAAGTGATTTTTATATTTCTGATAATTCGAATATTTGCGAAGCTCGAGTGAAGTAATTTTTTGAGTATATTCTTCCTTAGAATACGGCTTATTGAAAATATGATATTTCTTATTTCTGAGCCCTGAACATCCAAGAGAATCGCTGCATCCAATGCAATCGTAACAATAGGAAAGATTATGGGAATTTTGACATCCCTGACATTCAATACATTCGTAGAGTTTGTCACTATCCAAACATTCATACGAAAGCTGAATATTTTGAGTATGACTGCAATCATATGAATCCTTCGCTTTGTTCGTGTGCGTCAGATATTGAGAATCCTCCGAGTCTTTTACGACTGTGCAGAGATAGCAATTCCGATTATTGTACGCCTGCTGACAATAATCGCTATTTTCTGGATTCACGTTAAAAAGAGCAATTCGGGGAACTTTGAGCAGTAATTCTTGAAATTGCTCAAAGAATGAACGACGAAAATCAAAATCTTGTCCATAATCGAGAGCGTCCCATTTGTCTCCCCACCATTCATCAACTGCATACACCGGATACCGATGCTGATCGTGATAGATGGAAATAATCGGCTTCCCCGAAAGAGAACTTTTTCGTTTGTAGAGAATCCTTTCATTTCGAAAATTAAGGCGATGTTGAAGACGACACTCTGGGCACATTTCGGGACCCTGCATATCAAATTGCGCATAGAATTTTCGATCTTCATCACGAATTTCAAAAGGAATACCGCATTTATTGCATGTGTGGGTCATATCAAAAAATTAGGTGTTTACAGTGGAATAAAATGTGGGCAGACATTTGAAATGAAAATATCGTGACGCAGAAAGAATATATCAAACTGCCCGCCGTGGACAGTTGTATTTTATAATAATTCTCCCGTGCATAATTCTCACAATTTCTGAAGAAAACCACTTCTCCTAAAGATGAAATCGTGGTACAATAATGAGATGTGAGGAGGATACTCGAAAAACTTGACAAAAATTAGTAAATGAGTATCATTAGAACTCACTTTGTATGGAACATCAGTTTCATTATGGATCAAAATTTTCAGCAAAATAGCGCGCAAAGTTCTTCTTCGGGAATTCCGATTGATCTCCGCAGCAGAAAATCAAAAATTGATCTTTCGAATTCTTCTCTACACATGATTTCTCAAAAGGAAGATCAGAGGAGTACTCCAGTGCATACGCCACAAATTAATATTCTGCCAAAAATAGAGACCATTTCAGATAATGCGAAAATGCAGCCTCTACAGGCGGGAAAAATCCAAAATGTACAAACCCAAAATTTGAAGACTTTTCAGCAAACAACTCCCTATTCTATTCCTCAAAAAAGAAATGAAATTCGAAAGCAAATATATGTGGCACTTTCACAAAAAACAGGAATACAAAAATCACGATTTGGTCTTTCAAAAGCACGATTTACAAAATTCGTACCGCAAGCATTCAAATTACTTGCTACGACTGCTTTTATTTTTGTTATCACTCTTACTGCACTCAATTATCCAGCATATTCTCAAATCCTCAGCGATTATCTCCATCCAGAAGTACTTCAAAATGCGGCCGAAAATCTCTTTCGTGTTACGAAAAAACCATCTTTTTTAGCGTCGCATATCCCTCTTCTTCCTGTTGCGGGAATTGAAAGATTTACTTCTTCTGAACTTCGATCATTTGATATTCCCATTATTTCCCCAGACAATCGAATTATTATCCCTAAAATTGGGAAAAACATTCCTATTGTCGACAATGTGGGCATCAAATCACTTTTAAGCGATAACTGGAGCCAGCTCGAGAAAGATATTCAAAAAGGACTTGAGGATGGCGTAATACATTATCCATCTACAGCAGAACCGGGAAACATAGGAAATTTTGTGATTACCGGACATTCTTCATATTATCCGTGGTCAGCTGGCAAATATAAGGATGTTTTTGCACTTCTCGGAAAGCTGGATGTTGGAGACACCTATACCGTATACTTTAAACAACATCGATACGACTATGAGATTACTGAACGGAAAATTGTGGCTCCTCAGGAAACCAGCGTTCTCAGCCAACCAAAAGATAAAGAAATATCAACTTTGCTCACGTGTTATCCCGTGGGAACTACGGAAAGTAGATTAGTACTTGTTGCAAAGCCAGTGAAATAAAAGAATATGTCACGAGACCTTGTATCCCATTTCGTTTTCGAAAGAGCAGAGAAAGTTCAAAGTGCAAAACTCTATTATCTTTTCTTTGAGTTTTGCGATTTTTTAGAGTTCCGTCTGCTTTTCTTCATCACCAGTAAGAGTGTGAAATGCAATGGTCCAGATTGCCGTTGAGAAAATTTCAAGTGTTCCAGAAATCATCGCGGTAATGGTGATGAGAACAAGACCAACGATGAGCGTAATAGTAATTCCTACTCCAGAAAGTAAAGTACTTGAAAAAAGTCCGGTAATTCCAATAACCACAAACGGAAGAACAAGAATAATCACGATATTCAGAAGAATCCTGAGTTCAATGAGAAGGAAAAGAAGAAACAAACCGAGCGTTTCAGTGAAATAGGTGCAAGAAAGACGCGTAGATTTCCCGATACTCGGCATGAGTCCTCTTTTTTGAAGAACGATACTTTGCGGGACGTAAGCAAAAAGAAAAAGGGCGATAATCCCGAGAATCATGAAAAATCCGAGAAGTGGAGAGATGAGGACAAAAAAACCAGTTTTCAGATTTCGGAGCATAAATGAGCTTTCTGTGATAAATGTTTTTGGTGAAACTGCATTTTTAATGGCGCCGTATTCAAAAATATAAAGAAAACTAAAGAGTCCGGCGGGGACGCCCTTTTCCGGAGGTTCTCCCTTTTTTATTCTCTCGATGAGAAAAATAAGAGATCCGGTACAAAGTACGGGGGAAAAAATGTATCCAAGGAGGACGATGATCACACCGGCGATAATGAATCCCAGCGGCGCATTTCCCGATTTAAGATAATCCCAGACATTTTGAAAAATTTGGAAGTACTGAATTTGATCTTGATCTCCGAGAAAAAAATGACGAAAAGAAACGATTTGATATGAGATGTATACGGTTCCCACAATCACTCCAAAAAACGCAGGAATAAATCCATACCAAAAAAGTTCTTTTTTATATTCTCTGGTAATTTCCCAAGCTTCAGCGATGACGAGTTTTGGCGAGAGGTAGCGACTCATGGGGAAAATTTTAAATTTTAAATTTTGAATTGAGAAATTTCAATAAAATTGGATTTATATTTTCGAAAAGAGTGTAGTAAAATTTTCATAATCCGACTCGTAGTTTTCCTTTCCTGGCAGATAATGCGTCGATGAGAAAGCGAGAAGAACTGCATCTTCTGAAAATGAGTCAAACTCATGCCATACCTTTGTTCCCACATAAATTGCTTTTTCTGGAGAATCGAGCCAAATTTCTTGTTTTCCTTTTCCATCGGCATCAATCAGCGCACGGCATTTTCCCTGAATGCAGACAAATACTTCTTCTTCGATATGATGGCAATGTGCTCCGCGAGTTGTATTTTGTGGAACATTTTTCAGAAAATACACGCGTTTCACTTTGAATGGAAATTTTTCATCGAATTCTGTCGGGACAAGTGTTCCATTTTGTTCTGAAAATTTCGGAAGTGTGAGTTCGAAGAAAGAAGAAGGCATATTAAATTTTGAATGTAAAATTTAAAATGTAAAAATAAATCTCAAATTGTAATGTTTAAAATTTATAAATTAGAATTTATTTTAAAATTTTACATTCAAAATTTTCAATTAAATTGGGCAGTTTTCTTCAAAAAATTTCACTTCTACATCAGAAAAATGCTCTGCGATTCTCTTTCCCAGTCGCTGAACGCCAAGTTTTTCCGTCGCATAATGTCCAGCGGCAACGAAACTGAGTTCCATTTCCTTAAGATCGTGATAATGGTGCTCATTCATTTCACCAAAAAGAAAAGTGTCGGCTCCTTCAGCTTTGACTTCGATTGCAAAATCCGCAGCTCCGCCTGAAATTACTCCTACTTTTTTCACGGGAACGCCAGAAAAATGCTCCGCAAGAAGCACTTTTCCTATTTTTTCTTCCACCAGATCAACAAATGCGCCAAATGACATTGGTTTTTCCAGTTCT contains:
- a CDS encoding type II toxin-antitoxin system RelB/DinJ family antitoxin — encoded protein: MDKNIKEEAQKLAQELGLSLSAVIKMLLKEFVRTKELHVRIKKIPPHLEKKWEKDIQEARKNGKRYSDTEELLSDLKK
- a CDS encoding FdtA/QdtA family cupin domain-containing protein, giving the protein MPSSFFELTLPKFSEQNGTLVPTEFDEKFPFKVKRVYFLKNVPQNTTRGAHCHHIEEEVFVCIQGKCRALIDADGKGKQEIWLDSPEKAIYVGTKVWHEFDSFSEDAVLLAFSSTHYLPGKENYESDYENFTTLFSKI
- a CDS encoding antitoxin; translated protein: MKTAKLFQNGNSQAIRLPKEFQFKGKEVYIKRFEDMVIILPKKKDPWKIMLEGIYGFSDDFMKERNQPPTQERSIFFE
- a CDS encoding IS30 family transposase, whose amino-acid sequence is KVSEEKIYAVQEKLNDRPRKSLRYRTPNEVISDLL
- a CDS encoding type II toxin-antitoxin system YafQ family toxin, which translates into the protein MIYQIIFTKPFKKQFKKYQYHQKLELKITEALTLIQRGEPLPRKYKEHPLQGERRKLLECHICPDLLLVYFRDEQERNIYMVSIGSHNEIFG
- a CDS encoding type II toxin-antitoxin system VapC family toxin; this translates as MKYLLDTNICIYTINKHPQNVFKKFHDICSGEQSDFLAISTLTLSELEYGIHKSLFISKNRISLSKFLNIISILPFDENAAYSYGKIRAYLEEKGKMIGGIDLLIAAHALSQNLILVTNNEKEFCRIPGLKVENWARE
- a CDS encoding sortase, which encodes MDQNFQQNSAQSSSSGIPIDLRSRKSKIDLSNSSLHMISQKEDQRSTPVHTPQINILPKIETISDNAKMQPLQAGKIQNVQTQNLKTFQQTTPYSIPQKRNEIRKQIYVALSQKTGIQKSRFGLSKARFTKFVPQAFKLLATTAFIFVITLTALNYPAYSQILSDYLHPEVLQNAAENLFRVTKKPSFLASHIPLLPVAGIERFTSSELRSFDIPIISPDNRIIIPKIGKNIPIVDNVGIKSLLSDNWSQLEKDIQKGLEDGVIHYPSTAEPGNIGNFVITGHSSYYPWSAGKYKDVFALLGKLDVGDTYTVYFKQHRYDYEITERKIVAPQETSVLSQPKDKEISTLLTCYPVGTTESRLVLVAKPVK